Part of the Desulfallas thermosapovorans DSM 6562 genome is shown below.
ATACTTGGAACCGTGTGCCATGGGGCCACGATGGAATCCATGGCGTTTGATACCGCCTGAGAAACCGCGTCCCTTGGTGGTACCCACAACATCCACTTTTTCGCCGGGGGTGAAGATGTCCGCTTTGATTTCCTGGCCCACTTCGTAAGCATCAATATCATCAACGCGAACTTCCCGCAAATAACGCTTGGGCTTAATACCCGCCTTGGCAAAGTGGCCTTTCATGGGTTTGTTAAACAGGTTTTCCCGCTTTTCACCAAAACCCAATTGAATAGCGTTATAACCATCTTTGGCAATGGTTTTCTTTTGGGCCACCGTACAGGGTCCGGCTTCGATAACGGTTACCGGCACGGCGATACCTTCATCGGTAAATATTTGGGTCATGCCAACCTTTTTACCCAATATTGCTTTGGGCATTCTTTCATGCACCTCCCGAGCCTGCTCGAAGTACTGCCGTATATGCTAGGCTTTTCGATGCCGTCAGCGGTTCAACGTATTGGCCGCCTTGACGAGGTTTGCCACATGCGCTGAACTTGACCTTCGAGACTGCTATCTATTGTTTTTAATGCTAGTTACTATAGTTTGATTTCAATATCCACACCTGCAGGCAGATCAAGGCGCATCAACGCGTCCACCGTTTTGGGTGTGGGTTCCATGATGTCAATCAACCGCTTGTGGGTTCTCATTTCAAACTGTTCCCGGGAGTCTTTGTTGACGTGTGGGGAACGCAGGATGGTGTATATATTTTTTTCCGTGGGCAGAGGCACAGGGCCTGCCACATTGGCACCGGTCCGCCGGGCGGTATCCACTATTTTCTGGGCCGATTGGTCCAGCATGTGGTGATCATACGCCTTGAGCCGGATACGGATTTTTTGATTTTTCATGCACTGACCTCCTTTCGCCTGGAAGAAAAGAGTAAATAAAACTTACTCATTAATACCGGTAACCACACCGGCACCCACGGTACGGCCACCTTCACGGATGGCGAAACGCAAACCTTCTTCTATGGCAATGGGAGTGATCAGCTCGATGTCAATTTTAATGTTGTCACCGGGCATAACCATTTCCACACCCTCCGGCAGTTTGGCCACGCCGGTCACGTCGGTGGTGCGGAAGTAAAACTGCGGGCGGTAACCGTTGAAGAACGGGGTATGACGGCCGCCTTCTTCTTTGGTCAGCACGTATACTTCAGCATGGAATTTGGTATGCGGTTTAATGCTGCCCGGTTTGGCCAGCACCTGGCCGCGCTCAATCTCTTTGCGCTCTACGCCCCGCAGCAGGCAGCCCACGTTGTCGCCGGCTTCGCCGCGATCCAGAATCTTACGGAACATTTCCACGCCGGTGACTACAGTCTTGCGCGGTTT
Proteins encoded:
- the rplC gene encoding 50S ribosomal protein L3, whose amino-acid sequence is MPKAILGKKVGMTQIFTDEGIAVPVTVIEAGPCTVAQKKTIAKDGYNAIQLGFGEKRENLFNKPMKGHFAKAGIKPKRYLREVRVDDIDAYEVGQEIKADIFTPGEKVDVVGTTKGRGFSGGIKRHGFHRGPMAHGSKYHRRPGSLAAKGPARVFKGRRLPGHYGAERVTIQNLEVVRADAGQNLLAVKGAIPGPRGGLVMVKQSVKAR
- a CDS encoding EF-Tu/IF-2/RF-3 family GTPase, producing LLSQYEFPGDDVPVITGSALKALECGCGKRDCQWCKSVWELMDAVDAYIPDPERDIDKPFLMPVEDVFTITGRGTVATGRIERGTIKVGEEVEIVGLMDKPRKTVVTGVEMFRKILDRGEAGDNVGCLLRGVERKEIERGQVLAKPGSIKPHTKFHAEVYVLTKEEGGRHTPFFNGYRPQFYFRTTDVTGVAKLPEGVEMVMPGDNIKIDIELITPIAIEEGLRFAIREGGRTVGAGVVTGINE
- the rpsJ gene encoding 30S ribosomal protein S10, which translates into the protein MKNQKIRIRLKAYDHHMLDQSAQKIVDTARRTGANVAGPVPLPTEKNIYTILRSPHVNKDSREQFEMRTHKRLIDIMEPTPKTVDALMRLDLPAGVDIEIKL